From the Leptolyngbya sp. O-77 genome, one window contains:
- the prfB gene encoding peptide chain release factor 2 (programmed frameshift), whose translation MIDSSDIKRSIEQLSDRLGHTQDYLDLPALNAKIQDLEQVASQPDFWDNQTQAQRVLQELNDLKSHVEQVQRWKTTLDDAQAVLELLELESDESLLQEAQDSLSQMSRELDQWELQQLLSGEYDDRGAVLTINAGAGGTDAQDWAEMLLRMYTRWGESHGYKVSLSELSEGDEAGIKSATLEIDGRYAYGYLKNEKGTHRLVRISPFNANDKRQTSFAGVEVMPILDDSVTLDIPEKDLEITTMRSGGKGGQNVNKVETGVLVRHLPTGILVRCTEERSQLQNKEKALARLKAKLLVIAKEQRAKEIADIRGDMVEAAWGNQIRNYVFHPYQMVKDVRTNVETTAVTDVMNGDLDAFIEASLRQENQVVSQAEV comes from the exons ATGATCGATTCGTCCGACATTAAGCGCAGCATCGAACAGTTGTCTGATCGCCTGGGTCATACCCAGGACTATCTT GACCTGCCTGCTCTAAACGCCAAAATCCAAGACCTAGAGCAGGTCGCCTCGCAGCCCGACTTTTGGGACAACCAGACCCAGGCCCAGCGAGTGCTGCAAGAACTCAACGACCTAAAATCCCACGTCGAGCAGGTGCAGCGCTGGAAAACCACCCTAGACGATGCCCAGGCAGTGCTGGAACTGTTGGAACTGGAATCCGACGAATCGCTGCTGCAAGAGGCGCAGGACAGCCTCAGCCAGATGAGCCGCGAACTCGACCAGTGGGAGCTTCAGCAGTTGCTCTCTGGCGAATACGATGACCGGGGCGCAGTGCTAACGATTAACGCGGGCGCAGGCGGCACCGACGCGCAAGACTGGGCCGAGATGCTGCTGCGGATGTATACCCGCTGGGGTGAGAGTCACGGCTATAAGGTGTCGCTGTCGGAACTGTCAGAGGGCGACGAAGCAGGGATCAAATCTGCCACGCTAGAAATCGACGGGCGCTACGCCTACGGCTATTTGAAAAACGAAAAGGGAACGCATCGTCTGGTGAGAATTTCGCCCTTCAACGCCAATGACAAGCGGCAAACTAGCTTTGCGGGTGTAGAAGTGATGCCGATTCTCGACGACTCGGTGACTCTCGACATTCCCGAAAAAGACCTGGAAATTACCACCATGCGCTCTGGCGGCAAGGGCGGTCAGAATGTGAACAAGGTGGAAACAGGGGTGCTGGTGCGACACTTGCCAACGGGGATTTTAGTGCGCTGTACCGAAGAGCGATCGCAGCTTCAGAACAAAGAAAAAGCCCTGGCCCGCCTGAAGGCCAAGCTGCTGGTAATTGCCAAAGAGCAACGTGCCAAAGAAATTGCCGACATCCGGGGCGACATGGTAGAAGCCGCCTGGGGCAACCAGATTCGCAACTATGTGTTTCATCCGTACCAGATGGTGAAAGACGTTCGCACGAATGTCGAAACCACTGCCGTGACCGACGTGATGAATGGCGACCTGGATGCCTTCATTGAAGCCAGCCTGCGGCAGGAGAATCAGGTGGTGAGTCAGGCGGAGGTTTGA
- a CDS encoding GNAT family N-acetyltransferase — protein sequence MSSSDAAFEFKPIDLAKHHQVCVQFRADAFVCSFGSAERFYEPNGAGAVQYLRWLERRIAELPNGCVHLWKTGQIIGQIELGRWKRDASVGYVNLFYLAPEYRGQGLGARLDEYAAEFFGQHGYGRARLSASPTNLVAIAFYQKRGWVDLGQRRDMPDTHYFEKVY from the coding sequence ATGTCCTCTTCTGACGCTGCCTTCGAGTTCAAGCCCATTGATCTGGCGAAACACCATCAGGTGTGCGTGCAGTTCAGGGCGGATGCGTTTGTGTGCAGCTTTGGGTCGGCGGAGCGGTTTTACGAGCCAAATGGAGCCGGGGCCGTGCAGTATTTGCGGTGGCTAGAGCGGCGGATTGCGGAGTTGCCCAATGGTTGCGTGCATTTGTGGAAAACCGGGCAAATTATTGGGCAAATCGAGCTAGGCCGCTGGAAGCGCGATGCCAGCGTGGGCTATGTGAATTTGTTTTACCTGGCTCCAGAGTACCGGGGGCAAGGGCTGGGGGCGCGGCTGGATGAATATGCGGCTGAGTTCTTTGGGCAGCACGGCTATGGGCGGGCCCGCCTCAGCGCCAGCCCAACTAACCTGGTGGCGATCGCCTTCTACCAAAAGCGCGGCTGGGTCGATCTGGGGCAGCGCCGCGACATGCCAGACACCCATTATTTTGAAAAGGTTTACTGA
- a CDS encoding methylated-DNA--[protein]-cysteine S-methyltransferase, translating to MNTLQPHQIPVAGSVAGDDLDDYQRIAAAIAFLRAHRVEQPDLAAVAQHLHLSESHVQRLFTRWAGISPKRFLQYLTVEYAKSKIAETESLLDLSLEAGLSSPGRLHDLFVSLEAMSPGEYKAGGAGLEIVYGIHPTRFGRALVATTARGVCNLLFLDVPDAAARDAGEAELRRLWPNAVLRYDPAATAPVGDRLLNPLDNPRPISLWVKGTNFQIQVWRSLLQLPPGSLTTYRQIAQHLGRPTAIRAVGNAIGSNPIALLIPCHRVIRESGELGGYRWGLPRKSALLSWEAGRVDAN from the coding sequence ATGAACACACTCCAACCCCATCAAATCCCGGTCGCCGGATCGGTCGCAGGAGACGACCTAGACGACTATCAGCGCATTGCAGCGGCGATCGCCTTTTTGCGGGCGCACCGAGTTGAGCAGCCCGACCTGGCCGCCGTAGCCCAGCATCTCCACCTCAGCGAATCCCATGTGCAGCGGCTATTTACTCGCTGGGCAGGCATCAGCCCCAAGCGGTTCTTGCAATATCTGACGGTGGAATATGCCAAGTCCAAAATTGCGGAAACCGAGAGCCTGCTGGACTTGAGCCTGGAAGCGGGGCTGTCGAGTCCGGGGCGGCTGCATGACCTGTTTGTGTCGCTGGAGGCGATGTCGCCCGGAGAATATAAGGCGGGCGGCGCAGGGCTGGAAATCGTCTACGGCATTCACCCGACGCGGTTTGGACGGGCGCTGGTGGCAACGACGGCGCGGGGCGTATGCAATCTGCTGTTTTTGGATGTGCCGGATGCCGCTGCCAGGGATGCTGGAGAAGCCGAATTGCGGCGGCTTTGGCCAAACGCCGTGCTGCGCTATGACCCGGCTGCGACTGCGCCCGTGGGCGATCGCCTCCTGAACCCGCTCGACAATCCCCGGCCCATCAGCCTGTGGGTTAAAGGCACCAATTTTCAGATTCAGGTGTGGCGATCGCTGCTCCAGCTTCCCCCCGGCAGCCTGACCACCTATCGGCAAATCGCCCAGCACCTCGGCCGACCCACCGCCATCCGCGCCGTCGGCAACGCCATCGGCAGTAACCCAATAGCACTGCTGATTCCCTGCCACCGCGTCATCCGCGAGTCGGGCGAGCTGGGCGGCTATCGCTGGGGGCTGCCGCGCAAGTCGGCTTTGCTAAGCTGGGAAGCCGGCCGAGTTGATGCTAATTAG
- a CDS encoding TlyA family RNA methyltransferase, whose translation MARQRLDAQLVELGLCESRQQAQRLIRAGEVRVNQQVIDKPGTEIDPTAQIEVKARSPFVSRGGEKLAKALEDFQVPVAGRVCLDGGISTGGFTDCLLQAGAARVYGIDVGYGQVAWSIRQDERVVLRERTNLRHLAPADLYGPGDPHPDLGVVDVSFISLTKVLPALWSLLEPPRDVILLVKPQFEVGKEKIGKKGVVREAADQAGAIAQVLTAAQTLGWRYADLTWSPLVGPAGNLEYLLWLNLDSTKAPPDATALKALTQAAQSALRR comes from the coding sequence GTGGCGCGACAGCGGCTAGACGCACAACTGGTAGAACTGGGACTGTGCGAGTCGCGGCAGCAGGCACAACGGCTGATCCGGGCTGGCGAAGTGCGGGTAAACCAGCAGGTCATCGACAAACCGGGTACGGAAATTGACCCAACTGCCCAGATCGAAGTCAAAGCGCGATCGCCCTTCGTTTCTCGCGGCGGCGAAAAGCTAGCCAAGGCGCTGGAAGACTTTCAAGTCCCTGTCGCGGGGCGCGTGTGTTTGGATGGCGGCATCTCCACTGGCGGCTTTACCGACTGCCTGCTGCAAGCGGGCGCGGCACGAGTCTATGGCATCGACGTGGGCTATGGCCAGGTGGCCTGGAGCATTCGCCAAGACGAGCGCGTGGTGCTGCGCGAACGCACCAATCTGCGCCACCTCGCGCCCGCCGACCTCTACGGCCCAGGCGATCCACATCCCGATTTGGGCGTTGTGGACGTATCGTTTATTTCTTTGACCAAAGTGCTACCGGCGCTGTGGAGCCTGCTGGAGCCGCCCCGCGACGTAATTCTGCTGGTGAAGCCCCAGTTTGAGGTGGGCAAGGAAAAAATTGGCAAAAAGGGCGTGGTGCGAGAGGCGGCGGATCAGGCAGGGGCGATCGCCCAGGTGTTGACCGCTGCCCAGACCCTCGGCTGGCGCTATGCCGATCTCACTTGGTCGCCCCTCGTTGGCCCCGCAGGCAACCTGGAATACCTGCTCTGGCTCAACCTAGACAGCACCAAAGCACCCCCCGATGCCACTGCCCTCAAAGCACTGACGCAAGCTGCACAATCTGCGTTGAGACGTTAG
- a CDS encoding YkvA family protein, which produces MKKFFAQPFYGLLRKLVANPKYRWWIVGASLIYLISPFDFSPDMIPFLGQIDDALLITLVATELSQAVLQYKAKKQQEPTEAEA; this is translated from the coding sequence ATGAAGAAATTTTTTGCTCAGCCGTTTTATGGGTTGCTTCGCAAGCTGGTTGCCAACCCCAAATACCGCTGGTGGATCGTCGGCGCATCACTGATTTATCTCATCAGCCCCTTCGACTTTTCACCAGACATGATCCCGTTCCTGGGTCAAATTGACGATGCACTGCTCATCACGCTGGTTGCAACGGAACTGTCTCAGGCAGTGCTGCAATACAAGGCTAAAAAACAACAAGAGCCGACCGAAGCGGAAGCTTAA
- a CDS encoding SulP family inorganic anion transporter, whose translation MAVKSNLLRPNRLPMPGLRRLLSYRRDWLRGDVLAGVTVAAYLIPQCMAYGELAGVGPVAGLWAILPPMLIYAVLGSSPQLSVGPESTTAVMTAAAIAPLVATSPSSYASLAALLALLVGLVCIVGSALRLGFLANLLSKPILIGYMAGVALIMIGGQLSKISGVAIQSDNVFGQFGEFFSQLDQIHRPTFLLSLLVLAFLFGIQRRWRTAPGPLLAVLLATAAVALLGLDQRGIDVVGEIPAGLPHLALPLASLSELPALLAAAVGIAVVGYSDNVLTARAFATRNGYEVNANQELLALGAANLGTGLMQGFPVSSSGSRTVIGDSLGSKSQLFSLVAFGVVIVVLLFLRPLLALFPKAALGAIVIYAATKLIEVPELKRLRRFRQSEFLLAIATLFGVLLTDILVGVAIAVGLSVIDLFARITHPHDAVLGTTPDVPGLHDIDDWPGAVTIPGLVIYRYDAPLCFANAEDFKQRALAAIAAEHAPVEWFVLNTEAIVEIDITAADMLSEFSDELASHHITFALARVKQDLYAQLRRSGLLEKIGADRIYLTLHTAIAGFEARASK comes from the coding sequence GTGGCCGTCAAGTCAAACCTGCTGAGACCGAATCGCCTGCCAATGCCGGGGCTACGTCGGCTGCTGTCCTATCGCCGCGACTGGCTGCGGGGCGATGTGCTGGCTGGCGTGACGGTGGCAGCGTATCTAATTCCTCAGTGCATGGCCTATGGTGAACTAGCGGGCGTGGGGCCGGTGGCGGGGCTGTGGGCGATTTTGCCGCCGATGCTGATTTACGCTGTTTTGGGGTCGTCGCCCCAGCTTTCCGTCGGGCCGGAATCCACCACCGCCGTAATGACCGCAGCGGCGATCGCCCCTTTAGTGGCTACTTCTCCCAGCAGCTATGCCAGTCTGGCGGCACTGTTGGCGCTGCTGGTGGGGCTGGTGTGCATTGTTGGCTCGGCGCTGCGGCTGGGCTTCCTGGCGAATCTGCTGTCCAAGCCAATTCTGATTGGCTATATGGCCGGCGTGGCGCTGATCATGATCGGTGGGCAGTTGAGCAAAATCAGCGGCGTGGCCATCCAGTCAGACAACGTGTTTGGCCAGTTTGGCGAATTTTTCAGCCAGCTTGACCAAATTCATCGACCCACGTTTCTCCTGTCGCTGCTGGTGCTGGCGTTTTTGTTTGGCATCCAGCGGCGGTGGCGCACGGCTCCGGGGCCGCTGCTGGCGGTGCTACTGGCGACGGCAGCCGTCGCGCTGCTGGGGTTGGATCAACGGGGCATTGACGTGGTAGGTGAAATCCCCGCCGGATTGCCGCATCTGGCGCTGCCCCTGGCCAGCCTGTCGGAACTGCCTGCGCTGTTGGCGGCGGCGGTGGGTATTGCGGTGGTGGGCTATTCGGACAACGTGCTGACGGCCCGCGCCTTTGCCACGCGCAACGGCTACGAAGTTAACGCAAATCAGGAATTGCTGGCGCTAGGCGCGGCCAACCTGGGCACAGGGCTGATGCAGGGCTTCCCCGTCAGCAGCAGCGGCAGCCGCACGGTGATTGGCGATTCCCTGGGCAGCAAGTCGCAGTTGTTTTCGCTGGTGGCCTTCGGAGTCGTCATTGTCGTACTCCTATTTTTGCGGCCGCTGCTGGCGCTGTTTCCCAAGGCGGCGCTGGGGGCGATCGTGATTTATGCGGCTACCAAGCTGATTGAAGTTCCCGAACTGAAGCGGCTGAGGCGGTTTCGCCAGAGCGAGTTTTTGCTGGCGATCGCCACTTTATTTGGCGTATTGCTCACGGATATTTTGGTCGGCGTGGCGATCGCCGTCGGGCTTTCGGTGATCGATCTGTTTGCCCGCATCACGCACCCCCACGACGCAGTGCTGGGAACCACGCCCGACGTGCCCGGCCTGCATGACATCGACGACTGGCCCGGCGCAGTCACGATTCCTGGTCTGGTCATCTATCGCTACGACGCGCCGCTCTGCTTTGCCAATGCGGAAGACTTTAAGCAGCGGGCGCTGGCAGCGATCGCCGCAGAACACGCTCCCGTCGAGTGGTTTGTGCTGAATACCGAGGCGATCGTCGAAATCGACATCACCGCCGCCGATATGCTCTCGGAGTTTTCCGACGAGCTAGCCAGCCACCACATCACCTTTGCCCTGGCGCGGGTGAAGCAAGACCTCTATGCCCAACTGCGGCGATCGGGCCTGCTAGAAAAAATCGGAGCCGACCGGATTTATCTAACGCTGCACACGGCGATCGCCGGATTTGAAGCACGAGCCTCAAAGTAA
- a CDS encoding response regulator transcription factor — translation MQPISPSPLAKPNLKLAFLPVKQARRRASSVLSIREQEVLQLIVDGCRTSEIAKRLHLSQNTVKVHVRNIFNKFGVNDRVQMVVHAFRNDLVH, via the coding sequence ATGCAACCAATCAGCCCGTCTCCGCTTGCAAAGCCCAACCTAAAGCTTGCGTTTCTCCCGGTCAAGCAAGCCCGTCGCCGAGCCTCTAGTGTCCTTTCCATCCGCGAACAAGAGGTACTACAGCTTATTGTCGATGGGTGCCGCACCTCTGAAATTGCCAAACGACTGCACCTCAGCCAGAACACTGTCAAGGTTCACGTTCGCAATATCTTTAACAAGTTCGGCGTGAATGATCGCGTGCAAATGGTTGTTCATGCATTTCGGAATGACCTAGTTCACTAG
- a CDS encoding pentapeptide repeat-containing protein codes for MSGASFAKATLGRASFHASRQRPTILAQVCWREVKQLDRARLGGSILADQAVRELLVSGYGYKKDYTDANLQDADLSGANLNGANLTRANLSQARLHNADLREATLTAALAVGTDFAGAALTGACLEAWNIDHTTNLSQVDCQFVFLLERPNALGSRERRPHEPDAVFGPGDFEKLYRKVMNTVQLLLRNGVNPEAFAAAFQQLMQEHPDLSYDSIIGIEKKDGDVLLTLEVPDTADKAAVSRSFLHPYETKVRQLEAEVTRLQELRSADLKEIALTIARQKNTTIAQQVIGDGRAMTENTDKSQAFNVGGDFTVNATNSVVSLGELSGTVTNTIQQIPASAEGDQLRELLTQLQATLLGADDAALSPDDKTDALAEVKLLAEAAQQPDPEQKKTLAGKAMRSLKRIAGGIPTAVPATTALIESVNKLLPAIATLLGILV; via the coding sequence TTGTCTGGGGCCAGCTTTGCGAAAGCCACGCTGGGGCGGGCGAGCTTCCACGCCTCGCGCCAGCGCCCCACCATCCTCGCTCAAGTCTGCTGGCGCGAAGTCAAACAGCTCGATCGGGCGCGGCTGGGCGGGTCGATCTTGGCAGACCAGGCGGTGCGCGAGCTGCTGGTGTCGGGCTATGGCTACAAAAAAGACTATACCGACGCCAATTTGCAGGACGCAGACCTGAGCGGCGCAAACCTGAATGGCGCAAACCTGACGCGGGCAAATCTCAGCCAGGCCAGACTCCACAACGCGGATCTGCGCGAGGCCACCCTGACCGCGGCGCTGGCCGTCGGGACAGATTTTGCTGGAGCCGCGCTCACCGGAGCCTGCTTAGAAGCATGGAACATCGACCACACCACCAACCTGAGCCAGGTAGACTGCCAGTTTGTGTTTTTGCTAGAACGTCCCAACGCGCTGGGCAGCCGCGAGCGCCGTCCCCACGAGCCGGATGCGGTGTTTGGGCCGGGTGATTTTGAAAAGCTGTATCGCAAAGTGATGAACACGGTGCAACTGCTGCTGCGGAACGGGGTGAATCCTGAGGCGTTTGCGGCGGCATTTCAGCAGCTCATGCAGGAGCATCCCGACCTGTCCTACGATTCGATCATCGGCATCGAAAAGAAGGACGGCGACGTGCTGCTGACGCTGGAGGTGCCAGACACAGCCGACAAAGCAGCCGTGTCTCGCAGCTTCTTGCATCCCTATGAAACGAAAGTGCGCCAGCTCGAAGCAGAAGTGACCCGCTTGCAAGAACTCCGCTCTGCCGACCTCAAGGAAATTGCCCTGACCATTGCCCGCCAAAAGAACACGACGATTGCTCAACAAGTCATTGGAGACGGACGCGCCATGACCGAAAACACCGACAAAAGCCAAGCCTTTAACGTGGGCGGCGATTTTACCGTCAACGCGACCAATTCGGTTGTGTCGCTGGGCGAACTCAGCGGCACGGTCACCAATACGATTCAGCAGATTCCGGCATCTGCCGAGGGCGACCAGCTTCGGGAACTGCTGACCCAGCTCCAGGCGACGCTATTGGGTGCAGACGACGCGGCCCTTTCGCCCGACGACAAGACCGACGCGCTGGCGGAGGTAAAGCTGCTGGCAGAAGCCGCCCAACAGCCCGACCCCGAACAGAAGAAAACCCTGGCGGGCAAAGCCATGCGGAGCCTCAAACGAATTGCGGGCGGCATTCCCACGGCAGTGCCAGCCACCACCGCGCTAATCGAGTCCGTGAATAAACTGCTGCCAGCGATCGCCACCCTGCTTGGCATTTTAGTTTGA
- a CDS encoding TetR/AcrR family transcriptional regulator, with protein sequence MPKIVDHEEYRKELLSKCFEVIAEKGYNAVTMRQIAQRIGVSTGTLYHYFPSKESLFEQLVGFVCEQDSFEFMSRTAHLESVAERLRVGFELLAEREEYFQHQTLMMLDFARQLSLEEVNCNETLQSSVEGTEQGMMHCLGIDDIELVRFLGNFVDGLLLRRLYVGDRTSIPRQAALLGEMLQAYLASKQATPSEPSAASPCHALKQTLEEKLGKDLDATALLSQDERN encoded by the coding sequence ATGCCAAAGATTGTTGACCACGAAGAATATCGCAAAGAGCTGCTGAGCAAGTGTTTTGAGGTGATTGCAGAAAAGGGCTACAACGCAGTCACCATGCGGCAAATCGCTCAGCGCATTGGTGTTTCTACGGGCACGCTTTATCACTACTTTCCTAGCAAGGAAAGTCTGTTCGAGCAGCTTGTGGGTTTTGTTTGCGAACAGGACTCCTTCGAGTTTATGTCCCGCACTGCCCACCTAGAGAGCGTTGCAGAGCGGCTCAGGGTGGGGTTTGAGCTATTGGCGGAGCGCGAAGAATACTTTCAGCACCAAACGCTGATGATGCTGGACTTTGCCCGCCAGCTCAGCCTAGAAGAGGTGAATTGCAATGAAACCTTGCAAAGCTCGGTGGAGGGCACGGAGCAGGGCATGATGCACTGTCTCGGCATTGACGACATCGAACTGGTGCGCTTTTTGGGCAATTTTGTAGATGGACTGTTGCTGCGACGACTGTACGTGGGCGATCGCACGTCGATCCCGCGCCAGGCCGCGCTGCTGGGTGAAATGCTGCAAGCCTACCTCGCCTCTAAGCAAGCCACCCCGAGTGAGCCATCTGCTGCATCCCCCTGCCACGCCCTGAAGCAAACCCTGGAAGAAAAGCTCGGCAAAGATCTGGATGCCACCGCCCTGCTGAGTCAGGACGAGCGCAACTAA
- a CDS encoding amino acid ABC transporter permease, with the protein MTTSYPPAAASPPPIAQVGPVAWMRKNLFNSWFNGILTILLVWLLGSTVINFVRWAFSLAQWQVIPANLPLYFVGRFPASQYWRVWVLVALLAALAGQTWGILAKTAPRLFSRPVLIGLAIAALIAVIFPTPPLYRLLILGVVLVVAASAWVGWQIGSKIPGFGKWLSIAWAIALPIALWLLLGGFGLRPVNINDWGGMLLTVFVSVLSILLSFPLGVLLALGRQSTLPVIRWLSTAYIELVRGLPLLSILFFASVMVPLFIPGNIRLNLVIRAIIGLTLFTAAYLAETIRGGLQSIPRGQTEASRALGLSTPLTLGLIILPQALKVSIPAIVGLFISLLQDTTLLLIIGLFELLGISRAILANPQFIGRYAEVYLFIGLIFWVLCYAMSWGSRRLEQSLNTTH; encoded by the coding sequence ATGACCACTAGCTACCCCCCCGCCGCTGCCTCTCCTCCACCAATTGCCCAAGTTGGCCCAGTCGCCTGGATGCGGAAGAACCTGTTCAATAGCTGGTTCAACGGCATTCTCACCATTTTGCTGGTGTGGCTTTTGGGCAGCACGGTGATTAATTTCGTGCGCTGGGCCTTTTCGCTGGCGCAGTGGCAGGTGATTCCGGCAAACCTGCCGCTGTATTTTGTAGGGCGCTTTCCGGCGAGTCAGTATTGGCGGGTCTGGGTGCTGGTGGCGCTGCTGGCGGCGCTGGCGGGGCAGACGTGGGGCATTTTGGCAAAGACGGCTCCGCGCCTGTTTAGCCGTCCGGTGCTGATTGGGCTGGCGATCGCCGCGCTGATTGCCGTTATCTTTCCCACGCCGCCACTCTATCGCCTGCTGATTTTGGGCGTTGTACTGGTGGTTGCCGCGAGCGCCTGGGTGGGCTGGCAGATTGGCAGCAAGATCCCCGGTTTTGGCAAGTGGCTGTCGATAGCTTGGGCGATCGCCCTGCCGATTGCGCTATGGCTGCTGCTGGGGGGCTTTGGTCTGCGCCCGGTGAATATCAACGACTGGGGCGGGATGCTGCTGACGGTGTTTGTGTCGGTACTCAGTATTTTGCTGTCGTTTCCGCTGGGGGTTTTGCTGGCGCTGGGCCGCCAAAGCACGCTGCCCGTCATCCGCTGGCTGTCCACGGCCTACATCGAACTGGTGCGCGGGCTGCCGCTGCTGTCAATTTTGTTTTTTGCGTCGGTGATGGTGCCGCTGTTTATTCCGGGCAATATCCGGCTGAACCTGGTGATTCGCGCCATCATTGGTCTGACGCTGTTCACCGCTGCCTATCTGGCGGAAACGATTCGCGGCGGGCTGCAATCCATCCCTCGCGGCCAAACCGAAGCCTCCCGCGCCCTGGGGCTGAGTACGCCGCTGACGCTGGGGCTAATTATCCTGCCGCAGGCGCTGAAGGTGTCGATTCCGGCGATCGTGGGCTTGTTCATCAGCCTGCTGCAAGACACAACGCTGCTGCTAATCATCGGTCTGTTTGAGCTATTGGGCATCAGCCGCGCCATCCTGGCAAACCCGCAGTTTATCGGGCGCTATGCCGAAGTGTATCTATTTATTGGGCTGATTTTCTGGGTGCTGTGCTATGCCATGTCCTGGGGCAGCCGCCGACTGGAGCAAAGCCTGAATACGACGCATTAG
- a CDS encoding DegT/DnrJ/EryC1/StrS family aminotransferase: protein MSAIPPLDLTQQFQTISAEVNEAVLAVLASGQYINGPRVQQFEQAFAAYIGSSEAIACNSGTDALYLALRAYDIGAGDEVITTPFTFIASAETISQAQATPVFVDIDPATFNLDLAQVEAAITPRTKAIIPVHLFGQPVDMTRLMAIAQAHNLIVIEDSAQAAGAEWNGQRVGSIGHIGCFSFFPTKNLGACGDGGAVTTSDPAIAARIRALREHGSHTRYYHDEIGLTSRLDAVQAAILQVKLRYLETWNDQRRAIAARYTELLRPIPGVIPPLPVAGGKPVWHQYTIRLSPLPAGTVGGEYRDRVRQSMQQQGVSSMVYYPLPLHLQKVYEPLGYGPGSFPITEQLCHEVLSLPMFPELTPEQQEQVVYALKDSLNLQG, encoded by the coding sequence GTGAGCGCGATTCCCCCTCTGGATTTAACACAGCAATTTCAGACCATTAGTGCTGAGGTGAATGAAGCGGTGCTGGCGGTGCTAGCTTCGGGACAATATATCAACGGGCCGCGAGTGCAGCAGTTTGAGCAGGCGTTTGCGGCGTATATTGGCAGCTCAGAGGCGATCGCTTGCAATTCGGGGACAGACGCGCTGTATCTGGCGCTGCGGGCGTATGACATCGGTGCGGGAGATGAGGTAATCACCACGCCGTTTACCTTCATCGCGTCGGCAGAAACCATTAGTCAGGCCCAGGCAACGCCCGTCTTTGTGGATATTGACCCGGCCACGTTTAACCTGGATCTGGCGCAGGTCGAAGCGGCGATCACGCCCCGCACTAAGGCGATTATTCCGGTGCATCTGTTTGGGCAGCCCGTGGACATGACGCGGCTGATGGCGATCGCCCAAGCCCACAATCTCATCGTCATCGAAGACAGCGCCCAAGCGGCCGGGGCCGAGTGGAATGGCCAGCGAGTAGGCAGCATTGGGCACATCGGCTGCTTTAGCTTTTTTCCGACCAAAAACCTGGGAGCCTGCGGCGATGGGGGCGCGGTGACGACGAGCGATCCGGCGATCGCCGCCCGCATCCGTGCCCTGCGAGAACACGGCAGCCACACCCGCTACTATCACGACGAAATTGGACTCACGAGTCGCCTAGATGCAGTGCAAGCTGCCATCTTGCAAGTAAAGCTGCGGTATCTGGAAACCTGGAATGATCAGCGACGGGCGATCGCCGCTCGCTATACGGAACTGCTCCGCCCTATTCCGGGCGTGATCCCACCGCTGCCCGTTGCTGGCGGCAAGCCCGTCTGGCATCAGTACACGATTCGCCTGTCGCCGCTGCCTGCGGGAACTGTAGGCGGGGAATACCGCGATCGCGTCCGGCAGTCTATGCAGCAGCAGGGCGTTAGCTCAATGGTCTACTACCCATTGCCGCTGCACCTGCAAAAGGTCTACGAACCGCTGGGCTATGGCCCTGGCTCTTTCCCCATCACAGAGCAGCTTTGCCACGAAGTCCTATCGCTGCCCATGTTCCCCGAACTGACCCCAGAGCAGCAGGAGCAGGTCGTCTACGCCCTGAAGGACAGCCTGAATCTCCAGGGGTAA